Proteins from a genomic interval of Hornefia porci:
- a CDS encoding YihY/virulence factor BrkB family protein, with product MRRDQVKERIRQMVLLGIKQFGDPYYQGFAAQIAFFVMLSLVPTIIVITQLLGFLNINNLDFLEDWIDKYITSDMGNTIKGLLRNHSSVGNNIVLTLLALWAASRAQFAMMRIANYTYSSSRTTGNFWTERLRSLRTMVLTILTFAFVIVVLVYGKKILYIFVGGVVEEYKITMLWTMFRWPLIAVLYFLVIMLNYYVMPVERLSLRDLLPGSVFGSLGLLIVTFFYVVYTQYIVNYNIIYGSMSSVVALMFWFYFLAWVLVLGVLVNKVFRDTRRKR from the coding sequence ATGAGGCGAGATCAGGTTAAGGAACGCATCCGGCAGATGGTACTTCTGGGAATCAAACAGTTCGGAGATCCCTATTATCAGGGATTCGCCGCGCAGATTGCTTTTTTTGTAATGCTGTCGCTGGTTCCGACGATTATCGTGATCACGCAGCTGCTCGGTTTTCTGAACATCAACAATCTGGACTTCCTGGAGGACTGGATCGATAAATACATAACCTCTGACATGGGGAACACGATTAAAGGACTGCTGAGGAATCATTCCTCCGTCGGGAACAATATCGTCCTGACCCTGCTGGCGCTCTGGGCGGCCTCCAGGGCACAGTTCGCGATGATGCGCATCGCAAACTACACGTACAGCAGCAGCCGCACAACGGGAAATTTCTGGACGGAACGGCTCCGGTCGCTGAGGACCATGGTGCTCACCATCCTGACCTTTGCCTTTGTTATCGTCGTGCTTGTCTACGGCAAAAAGATCCTGTATATCTTTGTCGGGGGTGTCGTCGAGGAATATAAGATTACGATGCTGTGGACGATGTTCCGGTGGCCGCTGATCGCGGTGCTGTATTTCCTGGTCATCATGCTGAACTATTATGTGATGCCTGTGGAGCGGCTGAGTCTGCGGGACCTGCTGCCGGGATCCGTATTCGGTTCGCTGGGACTGCTGATCGTGACGTTCTTCTATGTGGTATACACCCAGTATATCGTGAATTACAACATTATATACGGTTCCATGTCCTCCGTGGTCGCTCTCATGTTCTGGTTCTATTTCCTGGCGTGGGTGCTGGTGCTCGGGGTGCTGGTGAACAAAGTATTTCGTGATACGAGGAGGAAACGATAA
- a CDS encoding TIGR04100 family radical SAM protein — protein sequence MADYEDYKEEIGDVLYDYGRGLYANITNRCPCRCEFCIRDMTDSLGSADSLWLKREPTVDEVIAMLKEWDLSAYEELVFCGYGEPTERLDDLLAIAGYVRANTDLSVRINTNGLSDLINGKETCPMLEGVIDSVSVSLNQFDAEKYTELCHPKFGPAAYDAMLKFTKDVQRYVPHVAMSVVGVIPVEDIEKCREIAAGLGVPFRVR from the coding sequence ATGGCGGATTATGAGGATTACAAAGAAGAAATCGGAGATGTGCTCTACGACTACGGACGCGGGCTCTATGCGAACATCACCAACCGCTGTCCGTGCCGGTGCGAATTCTGCATACGGGATATGACGGATTCTCTCGGCAGTGCGGATTCTCTGTGGCTGAAACGTGAGCCGACGGTGGATGAGGTAATCGCGATGCTGAAGGAGTGGGATCTGAGCGCATATGAGGAGCTCGTGTTCTGCGGCTACGGCGAGCCCACGGAGCGTCTGGACGATCTGCTCGCAATTGCGGGTTATGTCAGGGCAAATACGGATCTGTCCGTCCGCATCAATACCAACGGGCTTTCGGATTTAATCAATGGAAAGGAGACCTGTCCGATGTTAGAGGGCGTCATCGATTCCGTGTCAGTGAGTCTGAATCAGTTCGATGCGGAGAAGTATACGGAGCTCTGCCATCCGAAATTCGGACCCGCGGCCTACGACGCCATGCTGAAGTTCACGAAGGATGTGCAGAGGTATGTCCCGCATGTCGCAATGTCGGTCGTAGGCGTGATTCCGGTGGAGGATATTGAGAAGTGCAGGGAGATCGCGGCCGGCCTCGGCGTGCCGTTCCGCGTTCGCTGA
- a CDS encoding DUF1287 domain-containing protein, translated as MARGKRQKNRRRYRLKPRFYVIMAALLLILFLLLFRVITLMLPLFVDQEEETAQAADHGCTYQQGIRIMIGAKGYINTGLTYSDRYYSGGYPPAHIGVCTDVVWRGLTGLDVTLKDLVDQDVASNFQAYSQVIASADPSIDFRLVPVLRVYFDRHCVRLSDDPFNLLAWQPGDFVVYDDQHVAVVSAMRSFLGYPYIIQHGKDPAGDEDRLFNDSGLKLTGHYRWPKTIEIGSN; from the coding sequence ATGGCAAGAGGGAAACGACAGAAAAACAGAAGACGATACAGACTGAAGCCCCGGTTCTATGTGATTATGGCGGCGCTGCTGCTGATACTGTTCCTGCTTTTGTTCAGAGTGATCACGCTGATGCTCCCGCTGTTTGTCGATCAGGAGGAGGAGACGGCGCAGGCTGCGGATCACGGATGTACCTATCAGCAGGGGATCCGGATCATGATCGGCGCGAAGGGATACATCAATACCGGCCTGACCTACAGTGACCGGTATTACAGCGGCGGATACCCGCCTGCGCACATCGGCGTCTGCACGGACGTGGTATGGCGGGGGCTGACGGGGCTGGACGTGACCCTGAAGGATCTGGTGGATCAGGATGTCGCCTCGAATTTTCAGGCGTATTCGCAGGTGATTGCTAGCGCGGATCCGTCCATCGATTTCCGGCTCGTGCCGGTACTGCGCGTCTACTTCGACCGGCACTGTGTACGGCTTTCCGATGATCCGTTCAATCTCCTGGCATGGCAGCCGGGCGATTTCGTGGTCTACGACGATCAGCACGTCGCGGTGGTGTCTGCGATGCGAAGCTTTCTGGGATATCCGTATATCATCCAGCACGGGAAGGACCCGGCGGGGGATGAAGACCGTCTTTTCAATGACAGCGGCCTGAAGCTCACAGGGCATTATCGCTGGCCGAAAACAATCGAAATAGGGAGTAACTGA
- a CDS encoding diacylglycerol/lipid kinase family protein — MKRALVIINPCAGTRQANRHFVQITDILCKAGYETVVATTAGRGDGTEIARTRSRKFDLVVCIGGDGTFNEVVAGVLESGSKVPIGYIPAGSTNDFGASLGLSKNIIQATKDIVMGVPVTLDIGSFNDRYFSYVASFGAFTATSYSVPQDLKNTLGHLAYILEGIRDIPSIKPLKLRVRNEVGVYGGEYIFGAVCNSTSMGGIITLDKKLVDMNDGLFEVLLIRSPRNIFELTQITMALTQGKYKECPMMSFFSSGNLHIEADPDMPWTLDGEYQPGSEEISIRNNKSAIRIMVGRDNAAAQDVLRIAGNKGKL; from the coding sequence ATGAAGAGAGCATTGGTAATCATTAATCCGTGCGCGGGTACCAGACAGGCGAACCGGCATTTTGTCCAGATCACGGATATTCTCTGCAAGGCAGGGTATGAAACGGTGGTCGCGACGACGGCGGGCCGGGGAGACGGTACGGAGATCGCGCGGACCAGAAGCAGGAAATTCGACCTGGTGGTATGTATCGGCGGCGACGGAACGTTCAATGAGGTTGTGGCCGGAGTCCTGGAGTCGGGTTCGAAGGTTCCTATCGGATATATTCCGGCAGGAAGCACGAACGATTTCGGCGCCAGTCTGGGGCTTTCCAAAAATATTATTCAGGCGACAAAGGATATCGTGATGGGCGTGCCGGTGACGCTGGATATCGGAAGCTTCAACGACCGGTATTTTTCCTATGTGGCTTCCTTCGGCGCCTTTACGGCCACCAGCTACAGCGTGCCTCAGGATCTGAAGAACACGCTGGGGCACCTTGCGTACATCCTGGAAGGAATCCGTGACATTCCATCCATCAAGCCGCTGAAGCTGAGAGTCCGGAATGAGGTGGGGGTCTACGGCGGAGAGTACATTTTCGGCGCCGTATGCAATTCGACCTCGATGGGAGGCATCATCACCCTGGACAAAAAACTGGTGGACATGAATGACGGACTGTTCGAGGTTCTGCTGATCCGCTCCCCCAGAAATATCTTTGAACTCACGCAGATTACAATGGCGCTGACGCAGGGGAAGTATAAGGAGTGTCCGATGATGTCGTTCTTCAGCTCGGGTAATCTGCATATTGAAGCGGACCCGGACATGCCCTGGACGCTGGACGGGGAATATCAGCCGGGAAGCGAGGAGATCAGCATCCGGAACAACAAGAGCGCGATCCGCATCATGGTCGGAAGAGATAACGCCGCGGCGCAGGACGTTCTGCGGATAGCGGGGAACAAAGGAAAACTGTGA
- a CDS encoding C40 family peptidase, whose amino-acid sequence MRAMMKKISGASGRKKHRIYAVIAVEILALILVLITSTGVYAAKDYWTVEGGDKTLATLTSKAEAEKAIRLIQQNYTKKGAKNVKVKLNPALSVKQKFYGKFDRKPKVSSAEETAAAVTVKKDGEKPVVDVITKQTVAKKYKVDYKTVYKESSEAALNTTAVKSEGKSGVKAQTVTSTSLNGDVVDSEVVSSKTVEEAVDKVVLRGTGTREAAKGETTTDLGAQYSRESGEALVKYARQFLGNPYVYGGSSLTKGCDCSGFVMALYAHYGIQLPHDAGADRAYGRGVSLAEAQPGDLICFYGHIGIYIGNNQIIHAMNEQNGITISTIGYNGKKVLTVRRIFG is encoded by the coding sequence ATGAGAGCCATGATGAAAAAGATTTCCGGAGCGTCGGGCCGGAAGAAGCACAGAATCTATGCGGTCATCGCGGTGGAAATTCTGGCGCTGATCCTGGTTCTGATTACATCGACGGGCGTTTACGCCGCGAAGGACTACTGGACGGTGGAAGGCGGCGACAAAACCCTTGCGACACTGACCTCCAAAGCGGAGGCGGAGAAGGCGATCCGTCTGATTCAGCAGAATTACACGAAAAAAGGCGCGAAGAACGTAAAGGTAAAACTGAATCCCGCGCTCAGCGTGAAGCAGAAATTCTACGGAAAATTCGACAGGAAACCGAAGGTTTCCTCAGCTGAGGAGACCGCTGCCGCAGTGACCGTGAAGAAAGACGGGGAGAAACCCGTCGTGGATGTTATCACGAAACAGACTGTCGCAAAGAAATATAAGGTGGATTATAAGACTGTATATAAAGAATCCAGTGAGGCGGCGCTGAATACCACCGCGGTGAAATCTGAAGGAAAGAGCGGCGTGAAGGCACAGACGGTGACATCCACGTCTCTGAACGGTGACGTGGTGGATTCCGAGGTCGTCAGCAGTAAAACGGTGGAAGAGGCGGTCGACAAGGTGGTGCTCCGGGGAACCGGAACCAGGGAGGCCGCAAAGGGCGAGACCACGACCGACCTGGGCGCGCAGTACAGCCGTGAGAGCGGCGAGGCGCTGGTGAAATATGCCAGACAGTTTCTGGGAAATCCGTACGTGTACGGCGGCTCCAGTCTTACAAAGGGCTGCGACTGCTCCGGATTCGTCATGGCGCTGTACGCCCATTACGGGATTCAGCTTCCCCACGACGCCGGTGCGGACCGGGCGTACGGAAGAGGCGTCTCGCTGGCGGAGGCTCAGCCGGGCGATCTGATCTGCTTCTACGGACATATCGGAATCTATATCGGAAACAATCAGATCATCCATGCGATGAATGAACAGAACGGAATCACGATCTCCACGATCGGATATAACGGAAAAAAGGTGCTGACTGTCCGGCGGATATTCGGATAG
- the ribE gene encoding 6,7-dimethyl-8-ribityllumazine synthase, with protein MIYEGKLVNTDIRVGVVCARFNELVVSRLLSGAMDGLKRHEIPEENIDVAWCPGAFEIPLIAKKMALSGRYDTVICLGAVIRGATSHYDYVCAEVSKGIAAIGLETGVPVMFGVLTTDSIEQALERAGSKGGNKGYDCALGAIEMVNLIRRIE; from the coding sequence ATGATTTATGAAGGAAAATTAGTAAACACAGATATACGCGTGGGCGTCGTCTGCGCCCGCTTCAATGAGCTCGTGGTCTCCAGACTGCTGAGCGGCGCGATGGACGGTCTTAAACGTCATGAAATTCCCGAAGAGAATATCGACGTTGCCTGGTGTCCCGGCGCGTTCGAGATTCCGCTGATCGCAAAAAAAATGGCCCTCTCGGGCCGTTATGACACGGTAATCTGCCTGGGCGCCGTAATCCGCGGCGCAACGTCTCATTATGACTACGTATGTGCGGAGGTGTCCAAAGGCATCGCGGCCATCGGGCTGGAAACCGGCGTTCCGGTGATGTTCGGCGTCCTGACCACAGACAGCATCGAGCAGGCTCTGGAACGGGCCGGTTCCAAGGGCGGCAACAAAGGCTACGACTGCGCCCTCGGCGCCATCGAGATGGTCAACCTGATCCGCCGGATTGAGTAA